The Candidozyma auris chromosome 1, complete sequence genome includes a region encoding these proteins:
- the HGT18 gene encoding Hgt18p: MADKTSDTLTAKLIATVAIICLGSLQFGYHMSELNSPEAILTCKESIPLLTPYEESFFGQRGFQRCIPLRPEQFGLVTSIFSIGGLLGSFYVGSIADAIGRRKTALLHCAVYFVGSSLNGISNTYQALLAGRFIAGVGAGSALVVTSLVINEIAPPSYKGFFGSMNQVSINVGILFTQLLALKWNNDNDWRFILFMAAAIALVNFFLVLSYMDESPMWLVNNDMSDQAFTVLHKLRGGEYSLVRNEVNSWKQSSGVEVEDSSLLSGEEEPRPTSSGAVSLREYITSGEFNNSKIVASGILVFQQFCGINSIVFYGVSVLIAIFPTKAVLINCLISTVNLVVTFRSALLVDKWGRKPLLKISVTVMGIAAALLGFGIQTSNSYFSVIGTFVYIAFFAIGLGPIPFLLVGEVTQPKAKASAQSFGVSMNWIATFMVGYIFPVLRNSWLGGATFYIFTAMCALTYLFVERYVPETKGKNTYEEVWNVNRIE; encoded by the coding sequence ATGGCAGACAAGACATCAGATACACTAACTGCAAAGCTCATTGCCACAGTGGCGATAATATGCTTAGGCTCGCTTCAGTTTGGCTACCATATGTCAGAACTCAATTCTCCAGAAGCAATCTTGACTTGTAAGGAGTCAATTCCTCTTCTCACTCCATACGAGGAATCCTTCTTCGGTCAACGAGGGTTTCAAAGATGTATCCCATTGAGACCAGAACAGTTTGGTCTTGTGACTTCAATTTTCAGTATCGGTGGTTTGCTTGGCTCCTTTTACGTTGGTTCTATTGCAGATGCAATTGGAAGGAGGAAGACTGCCTTGCTTCATTGCGCAGTGTACTTCGTTGGGTCATCACTCAATGGTATCAGTAACACTTACCAGGCTTTATTGGCGGGTCGGTTTATTGCTGGCGTGGGCGCTGGCTCTGCGCTTGTGGTTACATCGCTCgtcatcaatgagatcGCTCCTCCTCTGTACAAGGGTTTCTTCGGGTCCATGAACCAGGTGTCGATCAATGTTGGTATTCTCTTCACTCAATTGCTTGCGTTGAAGTGGAACAATGATAACGATTGGAGATTCATCTTGTTTATGGCAGCAGCTATTGCACTTGTCAACTTTTTCCTTGTGTTGAGCTACATGGACGAGTCCCCAATGTGGCTTGTGAATAATGATATGTCAGATCAAGCGTTCACTGTATTGCACAAGTTGCGCGGTGGAGAGTATTCCCTTGTGAGAAACGAGGTCAATAGTTGGAAGCAATCATCTGGTGTCGAGGTTGAGGATTCATCTTTGCTTTCAGGTGAAGAGGAACCCAGACCAACATCAAGTGGTGCTGTATCCTTGAGAGAATACATCACATCAGGAgagttcaacaactcaaaGATTGTGGCTCTGGGGATCTTAGTTTTCCAGCAGTTTTGTGGTATCAACTCCATTGTGTTCTATGGTGTTTCTGTATTGATTGCCATCTTTCCCACTAAGGCTGTCTTGATCAACTGCTTAATCTCGACAGTGAACTTGGTAGTCACCTTCAGATCagctcttcttgttgacaaGTGGGGCAGAAAGCcgcttctcaagatctcAGTGACTGTAATGGGTATAGCAGCTGCGCTTCTTGGCTTCGGTATTCAAACGTCTAACTCGTATTTCTCTGTGATCGGCACGTTTGTCTACATTGCATTCTTTGCTATCGGTTTAGGGCCCATTCCTTTCTTGTTGGTTGGAGAAGTGACGCAGCCCAAGGCAAAAGCGCTGGCGCAAAGCTTTGGTGTTTCCATGAACTGGATTGCCACGTTCATGGTCGGCTACATCTTCCCAGTCCTCAGAAACTCATGGCTTGGAGGAGCCACCTTCTACATCTTCACGGCCATGTGTGCTTTGACTTACTTATTTGTGGAGAGGTATGTGCCAGAGACTAAAGGCAAGAATACCTATGAGGAGGTTTGGAATGTTAATCGCATTGAATAA
- a CDS encoding RNA methyltransferase, with protein sequence MSSELLEITKEEDILENSYEALPDHCKRYWKKRYQLWSKFDQGILFTPELWYSVTPEKVAKFTAKLAKVLVPRAKSALDVCCGGGGNTIQFARYFEQSVGIDISSTNITCCEHNARIYGRHKNTHFIRGNWKELQNSLDWVPDAVELYNGKFDVVFSSPPWGGPAVNKQEHFDLNTMKPFNLREIVTSMKKVSDNIFLFIPKNSDLSQIRELTRELYGPKGKARAYQTYENGWPVALLVVFGDTWQVEVKKGSKVESLDQDFKGRYSELFLSNKFGSLQFGTSNALD encoded by the coding sequence ATGTCCTccgagcttcttgaaatcaccaaagaggaagacaTCCTCGAGAACTCCTACGAGGCTCTACCGGACCACTGCAAACGCTACTGGAAAAAGCGCTACCAATTGTGGCTGAAGTTCGACCAAGGCATCCTCTTCACTCCAGAACTATGGTACTCGGTCACCCCAGAGAAAGTAGCCAAGTTCACGGCAAAATTGGCCAAAGTGCTAGTTCCTCGAGCAAAGTCTGCTTTGGACGTGTGCTGTGGCGGTGGAGGAAACACCATCCAGTTTGCCAGGTACTTTGAGCAGCTGGTGGGCATCGATATCTCTAGTACCAACATCACTTGCTGTGAGCACAATGCTAGGATCTATGGAAGACACAAGAACACGCATTTTATACGAGGCAACTGGAAAGAGTTGCAGAATCTGTTGGATTGGGTGCCCGACGCTGTGGAGTTGTACAATGGCAAGTTCGATGTGGTATTTTCCAGTCCTCCGTGGGGAGGCCCAGCGGTGAACAAGCAAGAGCATTTTGACTTGAACACGATGAAACCGTTCAATCTTCGAGAAATCGTTACCAGCATGAAAAAGGTGTCCGACAACATCTTTTTGTTTATTCCAAAGAACCTGGACTTGTCTCAGATCCGTGAACTCACCAGAGAACTCTACGGGCCCAAGGGAAAGGCGAGAGCATACCAAACCTATGAAAATGGGTGGCCCGTGGCGTTGTTAGTCGTTTTTGGCGATACATGGCAGgtggaggtgaagaaagGGTCTAAAGTCGAGAGCCTTGACCAGGATTTCAAGGGCAGGTACTCGGAGTTGTTCCTCTCAAATAAGTTTGGCAGTCTTCAGTTCGGCACATCCAATGCATTAGACTGA
- the ZCF11 gene encoding Zcf11p: MDAESGQKPKRKKISRACNHCHKAHMTCDTSRPCKRCVQRGLQDTCEDAPRKKKKYLADVPSSMIKAQSVDERNISGHPQQQQQQSPPPLGGGQGQYANHHLHQATMFQHSASVPAYVNDRPNALYRSMSQSGSVKQESPGSLFSDQQYNVDNYQQSRSGSGDSQWQQAQNQQPSPQQSQQGPQRQRKPTNFLSSAADLEYSQLSNILQDNFMGLNPNHSATSTEGTPGSVNISPVLSPHGMLHKPVNSPSSLGTNTYSVTTTDANTRQPPSPQKAQLYQESEYPRCDGRINQYFLSSSGERSSFPDVIQAIEAMRDSDPSVFYERNQKSALSFTIGTYDEDQTGHINDDNGLQYSEPESIYATVTKPFSYTPGFHKLIAYLRSRFPKEMLVKMAESMASYRPSFIACTNSLREADLIFMEQCFQRTLLTYDNFIKVSGTPTIVWRRTGEIAYVGREFSILTGWTKEQLMGQKINFIVELLDDKSVVEYFQLFSRIAFGDFLGATMTECTLLTPKHDVKIRTGCIWTLKRDVFGIPMMVIGNFLPII; encoded by the exons ATGGATGCCGAAAGCGGTCAGAAACCG AAACGAAAGAAGATCTCTAGAGCATGCAACCACTGCCACAAGGCGCATATGACCTGCGATACCTCGAGGCCGTGTAAGCGATGTGTCCAGCGAGGCCTACAAGACACGTGTGAGGATGCTCCtcgaaagaaaaagaaatactTGGCTGACGTGCCGTCTTCGATGATCAAAGCGCAAAGCGTGGACGAAAGGAATATTTCGGGTCACccacagcaacaacaacaacagctGCCGCCGCCATTGGGCGGCGGGCAGGGACAGTATGCCAAtcaccatcttcatcagGCGACGATGTTCCAGCATTCGGCTTCAGTGCCTGCGTACGTGAACGATCGGCCCAATGCTCTATATAGAAGCATGAGCCAACTGGGACTGGTCAAACAAGAAAGCCCTGGGTCGCTATTTTCTGACCAGCAGTACAACGTTGACAATTACCAGCAGAGTCGGTCTGGAAGCGGCGATTCTCAATGGCAACAGGCACAAAACCAACAACCACTGCCACAGCAGCTGCAACAAGGGCCCCAGCGACAGCGCAAGCCGACAAACTTTCTCTCGTCGGCTGCAGACCTCGAGTACTCGCAGCTTTCCAACATCTTACAGGACAATTTCATGGGTCTTAATCCCAATCACCTGGCCACATCTACAGAGGGAACCCCTGGTTCTGTCAATATCTCTCCGGTGCTCTCTCCGCACGGAATGCTACATAAACCCGTCAATTCACCTTCATCCTTGGGCACGAACACATACAGCGTTACTACAACAGACGCCAACACGCGACAACCGCCCTCCCCGCAAAAAGCACAACTTTATCAAGAAAGCGAGTATCCTAGATGTGATGGTCGGATCAATCAGTACTTCTTATCCTCAAGTGGCGAGCGCTCGTCGTTTCCTGATGTTATTCAGGCCATTGAGGCAATGAGAGACTCAGACCCCTCTGTATTTTATGAGCGTAATCAAAAACTGGCCCTATCCTTCACAATTGGCACCTACGATGAGGACCAGACAGGTCACATAAATGACGACAATGGACTTCAATATCTGGAGCCCGAGAGTATTTATGCTACTGTGACAAAACCGTTCTCATACACCCCAGGCTTCCATAAACTCATAGCATACTTGAGAAGCCGGTTTCCCAAAGAGATGTTGGTGAAAATGGCCGAGTCTATGGCCTCCTACCGCCCATCCTTCATTGCATGTACCAATTCTCTACGAGAAGCCGACCTAATCTTCATGGAGCAATGCTTCCAGCGCACACTTCTCACTTAtgacaacttcatcaaggtGAGTGGAACTCCCACAATTGTGTGGAGAAGAACTGGGGAGATTGCCTATGTTGGTCGCGAGTTCAGCATCCTCACAGGATGGACCAAAGAGCAACTCATGGGTCAAAAAATTAACTTCAttgttgagcttttggatgATAAGTCCGTTGTGGAGTATTTCCAGCTCTTCCTGAGAATAGCCTTCGGTGATTTCCTAGGGGCCACCATGACAGAGTGTACTCTTCTCACTCCTAAGCATGATGTAAAAATACGAACAGGCTGTATATGGACACTCAAGCGTGATGTTTTTGGTATTCCTATGATGGTCATTGGCAATTTTTTGCCAATTATTTAA
- the MLC1 gene encoding Mlc1p: protein MSNNKTYKDAFALFDKKGTGKIPVEHLGDLLRAVGQNPTLAEISELQSTIKAPEFDFETYEKIINRPDGFKPLGLPEDYIKGFQVFDKEQTGYIGVGELRYILTSIGEKLTDAEVDELLKGVNVTAEGNVDYVEFVKSILDQ, encoded by the exons ATG tccaacaacaaaacaTACAAAGATGCGTTTGCCCTTTTCGACAAAAAAGGCACGGGCAAGATCCCCGTGGAGCACTTGGGGGACTTATTGAGAGCTGTGGGCCAGAACCCCACTTTGGCTGAGATCTCTGAGTTGCAGAGCACCATCAAGGCTCCCGAATTTGATTTCGAGACGTAcgagaagatcatcaacagaCCCGATGGATTCAAGCCTCTCGGGCTCCCTGAGGACTACATCAAGGGCTTCCAGGTGTTTGACAAGGAGCAGACCGGTTACATTGGTGTGGGTGAATTGAGATACATTTTGACGTCGATTGGGGAGAAATTAACTGACGCCGAGGTGGacgagttgttgaagggcGTGAACGTGACTGCTGAGGGCAACGTGGACTACgttgagtttgtcaagtCGATCTTGGACCAGTAA
- a CDS encoding ribosome dissociation factor: MKLLNKTIALEKDKSGSLSLVPQDKEDLWQLYNLIQKGDKVELSTVRNVKKTEGSKAERKHMHLSLAVESVEYEPSDEVMRIRGKTTEQNEFVPNQSYHTAEVQLNKALKLSKPEWDEISYNIVIEASSIEKKAEVGAVVLEEGVAHLCLVTDNMTVLRNKVEKSIPRKSRGDGGGSSHDKAIGKFLDTVQATLLRNFDLEKLKVIILASPGFTASALQQAIFDTAVKTDNKTILKNKSKFLVVHSSTGYLQGLEEVLKDPVVQKNLTDTKFAKEAAVFDEFQRVLNLDDGRAWYGPQEATKAVEMGAVKSLLLTDALFRSDDIAVRKHYIALSDEVKAQGGEVYIFSTLHESGEQLNQLTGAAVLLKYPLDLDEDDEEEDVEVEDS; the protein is encoded by the coding sequence atgaagcttttgaataAGACCATTGCCCTTGAGAAGGACAAAAGCGGGTCTCTTTCGTTGGTGCCtcaagataaagaagacTTGTGGCAGCTCTACAACCTCATTCAGAAAGGCGACAAGGTGGAGCTTCTGACGGTGAGgaatgtcaagaagactGAGGGCTCTAAGGCTGAAAGAAAGCATATGCACTTGAGTTTGGCCGTAGAGAGTGTGGAATATGAGCCAAGTGACGAGGTTATGAGGATTCGAGGGAAAACAACCGAGCAGAATGAGTTTGTGCCCAACCAGAGTTACCACACTGCTGAGGTGCAGCTAAATAAGGCGTTGAAGTTGAGTAAGCCTGAGTGGGACGAGATCAGCTACAATATTGTCATTGAGGCGTCTTCcatcgagaagaaggcggAAGTGGGTGCTGTGGTGCTTGAGGAAGGTGTGGCCCATTTGTGTCTCGTTACTGATAACATGACTGTGCTTAGAAATAAGGTGGAGAAATCTATTCCTAGAAAAAGTCGTGGCGACGGAGGCGGCTCTTCGCACGACAAGGCCATTGGCAAGTTTCTTGATACGGTTCAGGCCACGCTTTTGAGGAACTttgacttggagaagttgaaggtgatCATTCTTGCTTCTCCTGGTTTCACAGCCTCTGCGCTTCAGCAGGCCATTTTCGACACAGCCGTAAAAACAGACAACAAGACCATTCTCAAGAATAAGTCGAAGTTTTTGGTGGTGCATTCGTCCACTGGCTACCTTCAGGGTCTTGAggaggtgttgaaggatCCTGTAGTGCAGAAGAACCTTACAGACACGAAATTTGCCAAGGAGGCAGCTGTTTTCGACGAGTTCCAAAGGGTGTTGAATTTAGATGACGGCAGAGCCTGGTACGGTCCCCAAGAAGCTACCAAGGCGGTGGAAATGGGCGCCGTCAAGAGTCTCTTACTCACAGACGCTTTATTCCGCAGCGACGACATCGCTGTGAGGAAACACTACATTGCTCTCAGTGACGAAGTGAAAGCACAAGGCGGAGAAGTGTATATATTTTCCACTCTCCACGAATCTGGAGAGCAATTAAACCAGTTGACCGGTGCTGCTGTGTTGCTCAAGTACCCATTAGATCTTGACGAggacgatgaagaggaagacgTGGAAGTCGAGGACTCATAG
- the YMC2 gene encoding Ymc2p: MTVDESFTRKAKDVAAGFVGGATQVLIGQPFDLVKIRLQTSTSGATTSSIVSQVLQKEGVLAFYKGTLAPLFGVGACVSLQFYGFLETKRQLLKYSGQQELSLWPQTYFAGAAAGLVNSPVTAPVEQLRILSQASTKHTSLMETVREIWTRQGLSGLYRGFGVTVVRECQAYGVWFLTYEWLLEQMQKRGNRARKDVSTPELLFCGAAAGNALWLSSYPLDVIKSNVQSDKFGSKSRFGGSAVKAAREIWATGGARAFWKGLGPCLVRAVPCSAGTFAAVETALRVMG; encoded by the coding sequence ATGACAGTGGACGAGTCCTTCACCAGAAAAGCCAAAGACGTGGCTGCAGGTTTCGTCGGCGGCGCCACGCAAGTGCTCATTGGGCAGCCCTTCGACCTTGTGAAAATCAGGCTCCAGACAAGCACCTCAGGAGCCACCACCTCGAGTATCGTCTCGCAagtgttgcaaaaagaaggcgTGCTAGCGTTCTACAAAGGCACGCTAGCGCCGCTTTTCGGAGTGGGAGCCTGCGTGTCGCTCCAATTCTACGGCTTCCTTGAGACCAAGCGACAATTGCTCAAGTACTCGGGCCAGCAAGAGCTCAGTCTCTGGCCCCAGACGTATTTCGCGGGCGCTGCTGCTGGGCTCGTGAACAGTCCAGTGACCGCGCCAGTGGAGCAGCTCAGGATCCTCAGCCAGGCGCTGACCAAACACACGTCGCTCATGGAAACGGTGCGCGAAATCTGGACACGCCAGGGACTCTCGGGGCTCTACCGCGGGTTCGGCGTCACCGTTGTGCGAGAGTGCCAGGCGTACGGGGTGTGGTTTCTCACGTACGAATGGTTGCTTGagcaaatgcaaaaaagaGGCAACCGAGCCCGCAAGGATGTGAGCACGCCTGAGCTTTTATTCTGCGGTGCCGCAGCGGGCAACGCTCTCTGGTTGCTGAGCTACCCTTTGGATGTGATCAAGAGTAATGTGCAAAGTGACAAGTTTGGGTCTAAAAGTCGGTTTGGCGGGCTGGCGGTGAAGGCGGCGCGGGAGATATGGGCCACGGGCGGTGCGAGAGCGTTTTGGAAGGGTTTAGGGCCTTGTTTGGTGAGGGCAGTGCCCTGTAGCGCCGGGACGTTCGCGGCAGTAGAGACTGCGCTACGAGTGATGGGGTGA
- the ARC1 gene encoding Arc1p has product MATFLSKFTKIPLKEISKAAESLFPELNAEAKALAAQFTTLSLRLNEPESLTVLNNNLRTKTFIVGHVPAKVDLDVFAKVLTVAHQWKSPEEYAQFRHILRWADLVQNTLVEVPEEEQLKINLDTEVPREIKEKKKPAKDGSAAKESKDSKENSKEASPAAKGDKGKKEKKPLSEEDKKASAEAAKAKKAAKAKAKAEQQAKQAAAAVPPNPGMIDFRVGFIQKAVKHPDADSLYMSTIDMGDEEGPRTVCSGLVKYIPLEEMQERYVVCVANLKPVSMRGVKSCAMVLCASNDTTVEFVNPPAGSKPGDKIFFEGYNATPEKQLNPKKKIWETVQPGFSTNEKFEVTYTEEGKEPARLVNEKGELCKNSTIVKADVK; this is encoded by the coding sequence ATGGCCACTTTCTTATCTAAATTCACCAAGATTCCTCTCAAGGAGATTTCTAAAGCTGCAGAGTCGCTTTTTCCCGAGCTCAATGCCGAGGCCAAAGCATTGGCTGCTCAGTTCACAACCTTGTCTCTTAGACTCAACGAGCCAGAGTCCTTAACTGTgttgaacaacaacttgagaaCAAAGACTTTCATTGTCGGCCACGTTCCTGCCAAGGTCGACTTGGACGTTTTTGCCAAAGTGTTGACTGTGGCTCACCAGTGGAAACTGCCAGAGGAGTACGCTCAGTTCAGACACATTCTCAGATGGGCCGACTTGGTTCAAAATACTCTTGTGGAAGTGCCAGAGGAGGAGCagttgaagatcaacttggacACCGAGGTGCCTCGtgaaatcaaggagaagaagaagccagcCAAGGACGGAAGCGCCGCTAAGGAATCCAAGGACTCCAAGGAGAACTCCAAGGAAGCTTCTCCTGCTGCTAAGGGTgacaagggcaagaaggagaagaagccacTCTCTGAAgaggacaagaaggctTCGGCCGAGGCCGCTAAGGCCAAGAAAGCCGCTAAGGCCAAGGCCAAGGCTGAACAGCAGGCCAAACAggccgctgctgctgttcCACCAAACCCAGGCATGATCGACTTCAGAGTCGGTTTCATTCAGAAAGCCGTCAAGCACCCAGACGCCGACTCGTTGTACATGTCCACCATCGACATGGGCGATGAAGAGGGTCCCAGAACCGTGTGCTCGGGTTTGGTCAAGTACATCCCCTTGGAGGAGATGCAAGAGAGATACGTTGTTTGTgtggccaacttgaagcCTGTCAGCATGAGAGGCGTCAAGTCGTGTGCCATGGTGTTGTGTGCATCCAACGACACCACGGTGGAGTTTGTGAACCCACCTGCTGGATCGAAGCCAGGTgacaagatcttctttgagGGCTACAATGCCACTCCAGAGAAGCAATTGAAccccaagaagaagatctggGAGACTGTCCAGCCAGGGTTCAGCACCAACGAGAAATTCGAGGTGACCTACACTGAGGAGGGTAAGGAGCCTGCCAGATTGGTGAACGAGAAGGGCGAGCTCTGCAAGAACAGCACCATCGTGAAGGCTGATGTGAAATAA
- the RPL28 gene encoding 60S ribosomal protein uL15, with protein sequence MPTRLTKTRKHRGHVSAGKGRIGKHRKNPGGRGMAGGQHHHRTNLDKYHPGYFGKVGMRYFHKQRNHFWKPQINLERLWSLVDEEKRDEYLKSASASSAPVIDTLAHGYGKVLGKGQLPQVPIIVKARFVSKLAEEKIRAAGGVVELIA encoded by the coding sequence ATGCCTACCAGATTAACCAAGACCAGAAAGCACAGAGGTCACGTCTCCGCCGGTAAAGGTAGAATCGGCAAGCACAGAAAGAATCCAGGTGGTCGTGGTATGGCTGGTGGTCAGCACCACCACAGAAccaacttggacaagtaCCACCCAGGTTACTTCGGTAAGGTTGGTATGAGATACTTCCACAAGCAGAGAAACCACTTCTGGAAGCCCCagatcaacttggagaGATTGTGGTCTTTGgttgacgaggagaagagagacGAGTACCTCAAGTCTGCTTCTGCCTCTTCTGCCCCAGTGATTGACACTTTGGCCCACGGTTACGGCAAGGTTTTGGGTAAGGGTCAGTTGCCCCAGGTTCCTATCATTGTCAAGGCCAGATTTGTTTCCAAGTTGgctgaggagaagatcagaGCTGCTGGTGGTGTCGTTGAGTTGATTGCTTAA
- a CDS encoding flavin-linked sulfhydryl oxidase, giving the protein MSWKPQDAVPERVQQLLASPSKLNSMLAFTQIVRLLKTQPRTGWVDRGVPRAETESISDHMYRMSIIAMAIPNKSINIDRCVKIALVHDIAESLVGDITPFGGTTKQEKHRRESETIDYLVELVSPYNVDFANEMKELWLEYEEIKSPEAVYVKDIDKFEMIQQAWDYEQDYGLKYNLNEFYVARSAIKTPEIGALCDEVIRQRTQMTQEASAPQDKPVFGASGRKIIYDKDGKPCRSCNTLLDFQMATGGMKKAPQKAKTEVAAPAASKETDAYAKVDPPDVEKLGRSSWTLLHSIAATYPENPSNKQQADMKQFLKLFGNFYPCWFCAEDFEKYMAKNEPTTDTQDHLGKWLCEAHNDVNKKLGKPEFDCNLWKKSWKDGWE; this is encoded by the exons ATGTCGTGGAAACCCCAGGACGCGGTTCCCGAACGAGTCCAGCAGCTCTTGGCCAGCCCGTCCAAACTCAACAGCATGCTAGCATTTACTCAGATCGTGAGACTCTTGAAAACGCAGCCTCGAACCGGATGGGTCGACAGAGGAGTTCCCCGAGCTGAGACGGAGTCGATCTCTGACCACATGTACCGAATGTCGATTATCGCCATGGCCATTCCAAACAAGTCGATCAACATCGATAGGTGTGTGAAGATTGCGTTGGTGCACGACATTGCCGAGTCTCTTGTGGGAGACATCACTCCGTTTGGCGGCACGACAAAACAGGAAAAGCACCGTCGTGAGCTGGAAACCATAGACTACTTGGTCGAGTTGGTTTCGCCTTACAAtgttgattttgccaaTGAGATGAAGGAGTTGTGGCTCGAGtacgaggagatcaagtcACCTGAGGCAGTTTATGTCAAGGACATCGACAAGTTCGAGATGATCCAGCAGGCTTGGGACTACGAGCAGGACTACGGGTTGAAGTACAACTTAAATGAGTTCTATGTGGCCCGGCTGGCGATCAAGACCCCCGAGATCGGCGCCCTCTGTGACGAGGTGATCAGGCAGCGGACGCA AATGACCCAGGAGGCGTCAGCTCCCCAGGATAAACCTGTGTTTGGCGCTAGTGGCAGAAAAATTATCTACGATAAAGATGGCAAGCC ATGTAGGAGTTGCAACACCCTTCTAGATTTCCAGATGGCCACGGGTGGAATGAAAAAGGCTCCTCAGAAGGCAAAGACTGAGGTTGCTGCTCCAGCTGCCTCGAAAGAAACCGACGCTTATGCAAAAGTGGACCCGCCAGACGTAGAGAAGTTGGGCCGTTCTTCATGGACACTTCTCCACTCAATAGCAGCCACGTACCCTGAGAACCCGTCGAACAAGCAGCAAGCAGACATGAAGCagtttctcaagttgtTTGGCAACTTTTACCCTTGCTGGTTTTGCGCTgaggattttgaaaagtacATGGCGAAGAATGAGCCCACAACTGATACTCAGGACCATTTGGGCAAGTGGCTCTGTGAGGCTCACAACGAtgtcaacaagaagcttggAAAGCCCGAGTTTGACTGTAATTTGTGGAAAAAGAGCTGGAAAGACGGGTGGGAGTAG